The following DNA comes from Erigeron canadensis isolate Cc75 chromosome 3, C_canadensis_v1, whole genome shotgun sequence.
TTACCTGGCTGAACAAGCTCTTGTCCCATGCAAGTTCTTGACTCTCCCACAATCCCATCATCACGTATTGGAGTGCATTTAAAGGAGATAAATTTACCAATTGCATCTTTCGTAACATTATACTGAAGACTACCGGAGACCTCAGGTATCAACATACCAGGGTCAGTCTCAACCTGCTCATATCCGAGTGaaatatgcataaaaatgttATAGCAATGATACATATAGAACAACTGAAAAGTGAAATACCTCGTGAAGATACCAATTGTATATACTCTTTCCTTCATGACCCCCTATGTACCCATAAGATGCTGTAAGTATTCCCCCTTCTGAGTAATCGCCAGTTATGGATAAGAAATTTAGATTTGGAGGAAGAGCTGCAACGATTCAACAAACATGTGTAAGAAGCATTTACTACCGATACTGATTGATGAGTGTACATTACACTAACATTATAGTTAGGTCATTCTTAGTTTTGCAAACAATAATAGCAATCAAAGAAGTTGGCAAAAATGTAATTCACGTACTTTCGACTGATCTATCTGATATAGCGTATGCTGGTTCACCAGATTCACCATCTTCATTCACAGGAGTGAACTTGGCAACAATGTAGCATTTGACTGCGCCTAAAGGGATGCGAAATGCCTGACATGTAACACAAATTCTCAACTAGAATCCTATGTTAATAGAATGTGTCAAGGATAATCAACCATGATTATACCACTAACCTTGGCGAATTTGGATGTGATAACTGCTTCGAGACCATTCTCACCATCCAAAActgaagaaaatgatttgaaccACTGAACTCTGCTAGATCTTTCAGTAGCTCCAGTTACGTTAGCTTCCACTGTAACCTTACTTCCTTCTTTTAGATCACCGATTATCTTTAGGTGTGTAACTTTTGGCGGAGCTGAAAATTTAACCAGGGGAATTGATCTTAAGAGTTGACTAAAATATCATTGGAGCTCTCTAGAGTTCAACATTTCACTGtctttaaaaatattacttCATTTGTAGATTTCTGACTTTCAAAAATACTCTTTAGATTACTTATCTTACTAACCTGGTAtttattatttcaaaaatacttatatataattgcATGCAATTATCATGTATTATTTTGTAACTTCCAATTTATCACACATGCAGCAACAACAACGATACCCAATCCCACAGATATGCGGGTTATAGGAAAGGTAAGATGTAGATGGTCATAATTAATCTTAGTCATGCATAGGTACCTCGCTTGACTATTTGAGAAAGTGTTGATGTAGATTTTCCTTCCTGGCCTGTAGatccaataaattaaaaactatgataGAACAAACCACCCCAATTCATAGTAAGTAAATAACAGAAGGATGTAAcaacaaaactaaaacattaaAGTTAGATGCTATGAAGATAAAGTAACTCATAACAACTTTGGATTACTAAAGTTAAGTGGACTGACCCTCAAAATTTACTGGAAGATATACAAATGCCAGACGTGAACCGACATCATCCTTGGACAAAATGTACTCAGTAGTGCCAGTTAATACCAAGACAAAGTCTCTGTCAAGATACACGGTATTAGAGGATATtggaaacaaataataaaaaatttaaaaactaaaaaagttatGTACTTATACTAATACAAATTATactataaatgaaaaatatttaaccCTTGTTAGTTGCTCTTAGTAATATAATAAGTTTTCTATTTCCTAGAGAAATTGTGaaattaaaaggaaaacaaaCCCCGTATCTTTGTTCTCGCGCAACCATTCAAACTTGCTTGGTCCTTCTTTTCCTCCAAAGTACACGCCTACCCCAGTAATAGCATTTCCTTCTACAACGTCTCCAACTAATTGCACGTTACTAACAGATGGAGAAGCTGACAAAAAGAAACAGGTTAGTGATTAGAATAGATGTAAAGTAAGCTAATCAAGAAGTtatatgaagatgaagatttgtAACATGCCATATGTAAATCTCTGAACTGTTACACAATAATAATTGAAACCATAAATAACCCACCAGGTTTTATATAATCCGTGATTGCATATTGAGGCTCTCCTTTGGTTCCTTCTTCTGTTACAGGAGTGTACATATACACTAGGCAGGAATCAACATCATCTAGATTCAATTGATATTCCTCATTTTCTGCTCCAGCAATCACCACTGGACTGCTGTTCCATTTTCTCCTTAACCAActgaaacaaaaatatacaaaatattgttAACAAAAGAATAGGTATAGCTGCAATGCCCGCTACAGTAAATCAAACTGCAAAATGCAAATGAAAATGAGTCACCTAGAAATGCCTTTTGCTGGGGTCCCACCACACCATGCAACCTCTGGGTGGCCTGTAATTATATTCCCCTCAACTAGTTCTCCACGCACATCAAGCTTCAGAACCTTCGGGCATCCAGTTCCTAAGCAAAAAGTTCAAGGTGAGACCTGATATTTGAAATCAAACTTTGGTCAACAATAAAAGCTCTGATATGTGGTGAATATGTACCTGGAGTAACTGGTGAAGATATAGCAAAAATTGGGGAATATTTAGTATCTCCAAGTACAGGAGTACACTCCACCTTCAAAATCTTGCCCACGTCATCATGTTTTGGCCAGTATACCTTGCCAACAAAATATTCACAAAATGTAATGttaatacataattacataGTAACGTCTATCTGAGAATCAACCCAACCACAATCAAACAGGCTCATTACCTCACTAGTAGCATCTGGAATTGCAGTGAAGTTTGCAAGAGCAGTGCCTCCAATGAACCATTGATAATTCAAAACTAATTCTGACTCGTCATTTATGATCTTATCTTTGGTAAAAAGAAAGTGACAGTTACAGGCATCTTCTTCAAATGGTTGATCAACTGAGGCTTCCATGAGCATGTAACCAGAAGGAAATTGGTCTTTCCATTGTTCGACCAGAAAGTTAAAAGTCGACTCTGTTCGTATAGTTGACAAATCATTATGAGTATAAGACCCGTATTATTGTAATCATTAAACTACACTAGTCAAATAGTACAGACATTAAAAAAGTGTTATGAATATTGATTGATCAGAAAATATATACGCAGTCTCCCAATTTCAagtctttagtttttttttcaagtcCTTATTTATTATGAAATAATGTGTTTTcagagaatatatataatttgcataCTTCATCAACTATCAAGTAACAATAATAGATTTGGAAAAGCTCACCTACGGCTTGTTTTGAGCTGCAAAGCTCCCAACCTCTTGCAATGCAAACTGCTGTATGCGCAGGATAATGTTTTGCAAGTGCGATTTCTTTAAGAGAAAGATCTTGCAAAATTTTCATTGAATACAAGCGTTAGAGGCAATTGACAAAACTTTAAATACTATAACACAGTTACATAAATTTAGTATAAAACATGTGATGCAATCTGAAGCTGATTTGAAACTAATACGTACTCACGTCTTGCAAACATTCAGTAATCagcagcaatgtccaatttgggacaaagatttttaaaaggaaaaaaaaaaatcgtgcAAAAATTACATTAACACAATGGAGAACAAATTAATATAGTACAGCATATGCTAAAAGGCATTCAAGTTTCTTATCAAAGATATGAAATACCTCTATCGTTAAATTTCTTCAGGGTTGGGCCAACAAGCAAAATGGAAGCTGCTTCAACATGTGCCATCTCAAGAATAGGATTCTCCTCTAACCGTAAATGCTACAGCATAAAGCAATAGCATATATAAGCAAATAATAACATTCAAGCATGATTGTGCAAGTATAGATACATATAGGATATATTGATCCTATAATCCTACAATCTTTCTCACTCGAATACcccaaaaaacacaaaagatcCAAGAAAAAGCGTAATACAAAATGTTAAGTTGGTGCGaagtttataaatttacaaTCCACAAACACCAAACTTGGATGAATGGGAAATTGTTGGTAAACTTGCCTCAAGTGATGGTAAACATGGAAAACCCTTCAGCGTTGATACCCTATTCTTGCTGGCAGCTAAGACCTGTAAAGAACCAAAAGGTCAAAGAATGATAAAAACCAAAGCAACATACAAGGGAGGGTAAATTAGAGAATGAAAGAAACCTGCAACCGTGGTTGACTGGCCATTGAAAGAGACTTCAACTTATTTTGTGCAACCGAGAGGAACTAGAAGAACAGAGATTTGTAAGTGGCACGAAATGTCaataactagattactattaAGCACACATTGGTAAGATAAGTTAACGGACCATATATATTTACCTCCAGATTTGGGAGTGCAGGAAGTGTCGCAAGTGATGTTATTTGATTCCCAGCAAGGTAGAGTTGCtacaaaagttttaaaaaaaaggaaaacaaatttCTGGTTAAAacaattcattatttttatttacggCCCATTAGgatataaaaacaatatgtgaaaGTAACCTGCAAGGCTTTACAAGCTTCAAGTGGTTCAAACCCAGGCCctttaaaatcattaaaactCAAATCAAGAACCTACAAATAGACCACAATAATCATTTACCAACCTTGGAAGAAGCCATAGATAAcagtcatatatgatttttcttttgttttagatAGGTAAGATCTTAGTCATAGCCTCGATAGAAATTTCACATTTCGCAAATTATATATATCGCAACTTAAGGAACAATCTACCCAGATTTGATCATATATCAAagaaaaagttttctttttttaaggcAATACAGCCATAAAGACATAACTTGCCTTAGGAAAGACGATATAGAGAAAGTTCTTAAGaagaattaaaataataaactacTTCAGTGTATGGAGAGAGTCAAAAGAGATTTGTGTACAGACCTTCACTCGCGTCAGTAATTCAATGCCTTCTAATGAAGACAACAGGTTGTCTCGGAGATAAACAAACTGCCACATCAGGGTATCAGTAATAGGCTTCTATAATAATTGACCAAAGCAGCAGTTTATTTCTACATTATACTACTCAAAAGAACATGCAAGTGACTGGGAACATGCAAATCCTAGTAGAATTTTAGTAGAGATTATAAAAAAGTCTTTTAACTATTTTATACAGTGAGGTTctgaagtttaaaggatgatCATCTCTGATAGATAGAGACTCATCATACAAATGCTAAATGTAATAATAAGCCAACAAATGTACATATCGCTgttcaaaaaacaaatgataCTTTACATATCAGCTTACCTCCAGATTAGATGACAATTTCAGCCCACTAGCTTTCAGACTACGAAGTCTGTGACCCCTAAGATCCAACCTCTGATATCATGGGAGAAAAAGTTTGGATAAGCATGACAGTAGAGCTAATGATAATAAATAGACAGCAGGTTATTAAACTTGATATAACATGGgataaaaagtacataaaatttcatttaaaaCAAATGCTTTTCATCCTTAGAAGACCAAAAGTAAACTGATAAAACAATTGCGGATGGAGGAGTTGACTATAAGAAGGAAAGGTTTACCACATCATCACCGGCCTTGGCCTCAACTTGGGGAAGCATGATCAAACGAGATACCCTAATGTCAGGAGTTGCTTTTCTTAAACTCGATGAAGTAGACATTCTTTCTCGAGAAGACGACAAAGATCCGGAATTTGATCCACTGGAAGCTGCAGATGATCGGGCAGATGAAGAAGATAGTTTCGAGATTGATTTCCTAAGCATGCTGCTCCCTGTGCTGTCTATGGACGTTGAAGGGACTCTTGATGATGAAGAAAGTGATGAAGATAATTTAACATTACTGCCCATGGTTCTAGGAGTTTTAACAACAGGAGAAGTAATAACCGAATTCTTAGTTTCAGATGAGCTTGCACGAACCGAAGGTTTGGTAGCTGGTGAAGGTAGTGAACTCCTACGTGCTTCTGGAAGAGACCTCCTCAATGGCCTTTTTGTGGCTGAATCAACACTAGTAGTTGGTTTCTTAACTGTAGCTTGCTTCTCCTTTGAACTCCCTGTGCTATTCCTTCTAACAGCAGGAACAGCGTTAGAAGTTTCACTGCCTTGATCTATGGCCGATTTTCTTAGAGTCGATTTGACCGCATTAGAAACAGTCG
Coding sequences within:
- the LOC122590941 gene encoding 187-kDa microtubule-associated protein AIR9, with translation MEGGEGSLDKVPTSNTKTSSSAESVKATTKSVTKPTVSSSLKVSGSTTGSTRKKIEPTTVSNAVKSTLRKSAIDQGSETSNAVPAVRRNSTGSSKEKQATVKKPTTSVDSATKRPLRRSLPEARRSSLPSPATKPSVRASSSETKNSVITSPVVKTPRTMGSNVKLSSSLSSSSRVPSTSIDSTGSSMLRKSISKLSSSSARSSAASSGSNSGSLSSSRERMSTSSSLRKATPDIRVSRLIMLPQVEAKAGDDVRLDLRGHRLRSLKASGLKLSSNLEFVYLRDNLLSSLEGIELLTRVKVLDLSFNDFKGPGFEPLEACKALQQLYLAGNQITSLATLPALPNLEFLSVAQNKLKSLSMASQPRLQVLAASKNRVSTLKGFPCLPSLEHLRLEENPILEMAHVEAASILLVGPTLKKFNDRDLSLKEIALAKHYPAHTAVCIARGWELCSSKQAVESTFNFLVEQWKDQFPSGYMLMEASVDQPFEEDACNCHFLFTKDKIINDESELVLNYQWFIGGTALANFTAIPDATSEVYWPKHDDVGKILKVECTPVLGDTKYSPIFAISSPVTPGTGCPKVLKLDVRGELVEGNIITGHPEVAWCGGTPAKGISSWLRRKWNSSPVVIAGAENEEYQLNLDDVDSCLVYMYTPVTEEGTKGEPQYAITDYIKPASPSVSNVQLVGDVVEGNAITGVGVYFGGKEGPSKFEWLRENKDTGDFVLVLTGTTEYILSKDDVGSRLAFVYLPVNFEGQEGKSTSTLSQIVKRAPPKVTHLKIIGDLKEGSKVTVEANVTGATERSSRVQWFKSFSSVLDGENGLEAVITSKFAKAFRIPLGAVKCYIVAKFTPVNEDGESGEPAYAISDRSVETLPPNLNFLSITGDYSEGGILTASYGYIGGHEGKSIYNWYLHEVETDPGMLIPEVSGSLQYNVTKDAIGKFISFKCTPIRDDGIVGESRTCMGQELVQPGSPRLLSLHVDGTAVEGTFLYVNKQYWGGEEGDSVFRWFRTSSDGVQKEVAEATTSSYLLSADDIGFFLSVSCEPMRKDRARGPIILSEQIGPVSPGPPTCQSLEFNGSMIEGERLTFIASYSGGDKGACFFEWFRIKDNGYREKLHSSEHLDLTLEDVGSCVELVYTPVRGDGIKGTPKSIVSIPIAPADPVGVELQILDCCEDKVVVPLKTYFGGQEGGGKYIWYRSRSKLDPSALKDILDAYEDVTICGKTLTYTPSLEDVGSYLALYWVPTRVDGQSGEPLVSVCNSPVSPALPVVSKVSVKALSLSTFSGDGEYFGGYEGSSIFSWYREPMEGAPILIDGANSRTYEVTDSDYNCRLLFGYTPVRSDSVVGDLKLSEPTDVILPELPRIEMLAVTGKAIEREVLTVIEVIPESDAQQNVWQKYKKHVRYQWYMSSEMGSNGFEPIQSQCSCSYNLRFDDIGCRFKCECIVTDTFGRSSEPAYVETAPVSPGLPRMEKLEIEGRGFHTNLYAIRGNYSGGKEGKSKVQWLRSMVGSPDLISIPGETGKMYEANVDDVGYRLVAIYTPIREDGVEGHPVSASTEPITVEPDVHKEVKQKLDLGSVKFEALCDKDRSSKKAPGVGSLERRVLEVNRKRVKVVKPGSKTSFPTTEIRGSYTPPFHVEIFRNDQHRLKIVVDSDNEVDLMVQTRHLRDVIVLVIRGFAQKFNSTSLNSLLKIEA